A region of Bacteroidota bacterium DNA encodes the following proteins:
- a CDS encoding amino acid permease yields the protein MSYLFRKKSLSQLMQDHSGESGEHTLKRTLSAMNLIFLGIGAIIGAGLFVRTAAAAANNAGPSVTIAFMVAGLGCALAGLCYAEFASMIPIAGSAYTYSYATMGELIAWIIGWDLVLEYALGAATVGIAWSEYLNKLLGYVGMNIPFEWCHSPFDIEHATGAHGFINIPAILIILLLTLLLIKGTKESAAVNGAIVIGKVAIVILFIVFGWSFISPANHTPYIPPYEIYHDVQGIPHHFGGVMGILAAAGVVFFAFIGFDAVSTAAQEAKNPKKDMPIGILGSLVICTVLYILFAHVLTGVGSTEDFRTFGKEASVTYAIQNHMPGYEWLAKLVTVAILAGFSSVILVMLLGQSRVFYSMSKDGLLPKVFGELHPVFKTPYKSNLILFVFVGLFAAFVPGDIVGDMTSIGTLFAFMLVCAGVIIMRRTDPDVPRSFKTPLVPYVPILGILVCGAMVFGLGVPNWLRLMAWLLIGFVIYFGYSRHHSKLNKDKKD from the coding sequence ATGTCCTATCTTTTCCGCAAAAAATCATTGTCGCAGTTAATGCAAGACCACTCGGGTGAAAGCGGAGAGCATACCCTCAAAAGAACGCTGAGCGCCATGAACCTGATTTTTCTGGGAATAGGCGCTATTATCGGAGCAGGCTTGTTTGTACGAACCGCAGCAGCAGCGGCCAATAATGCCGGACCTTCGGTAACGATTGCTTTTATGGTAGCCGGTTTAGGTTGTGCTCTGGCTGGTCTTTGCTATGCAGAATTTGCCTCGATGATTCCCATCGCAGGAAGTGCCTATACTTATAGTTATGCCACGATGGGCGAACTCATCGCCTGGATTATCGGTTGGGACTTAGTGCTGGAATATGCACTGGGGGCAGCCACAGTGGGCATAGCCTGGAGCGAATACCTAAATAAATTGTTGGGCTATGTGGGAATGAATATTCCATTTGAATGGTGCCACTCTCCCTTTGACATAGAGCATGCCACCGGAGCACATGGTTTTATCAATATACCTGCCATCCTGATTATTTTGTTGCTTACGCTGCTTCTAATAAAAGGCACAAAAGAATCGGCGGCTGTGAATGGTGCCATTGTCATTGGCAAAGTGGCGATTGTGATTCTTTTCATTGTCTTCGGTTGGTCGTTTATTAGTCCGGCAAACCATACTCCTTATATCCCTCCTTATGAAATTTATCACGATGTACAAGGAATACCGCATCACTTCGGCGGCGTGATGGGCATATTAGCGGCGGCTGGCGTAGTCTTTTTTGCCTTTATCGGTTTCGATGCGGTCTCTACTGCCGCGCAGGAGGCGAAAAATCCGAAGAAGGATATGCCAATAGGCATTCTCGGTTCGCTGGTAATATGTACGGTTCTATATATCCTCTTTGCGCATGTATTAACCGGTGTAGGAAGTACAGAGGATTTCCGAACTTTCGGCAAAGAAGCATCGGTGACTTATGCAATACAGAATCACATGCCGGGTTATGAATGGCTGGCAAAATTGGTGACCGTAGCTATTTTGGCCGGATTCTCTTCGGTTATTTTGGTGATGTTGCTAGGCCAGTCTCGTGTGTTTTACTCGATGAGTAAAGATGGTTTGCTACCAAAAGTTTTTGGCGAATTGCATCCGGTATTTAAAACGCCTTACAAATCCAATTTAATTCTTTTTGTTTTCGTCGGTCTTTTTGCAGCTTTTGTTCCCGGCGATATTGTGGGTGACATGACCAGCATCGGAACACTCTTTGCCTTCATGTTGGTTTGCGCCGGGGTCATCATCATGCGACGCACCGACCCGGACGTGCCGCGTTCTTTCAAAACCCCTTTGGTGCCTTATGTTCCCATTTTGGGCATACTGGTTTGTGGGGCTATGGTTTTCGGCCTGGGGGTTCCTAACTGGTTGCGCCTGATGGCTTGGTTGTTGATTGGCTTTGTTATTTATTTTGGATACAGTCGCCACCATAGCAAGCTCAATAAGGACAAGAAAGACTAA
- a CDS encoding sodium-dependent transporter: MIKTESWGTRVGLILAMAGNAVGLGNFLRFPVQAIQNGGGAFIVPYLVCFLLMGIPLLWVEWSMGRFGGKNGHHSTPFILDSMDKKAFWKYIGVFGIFTNLAVASYYCYIESWTLSYVYHSIIGSFSSESPEHVAAFFNNYVALQTIEPIFFWLFCLLLNTYILSKGLSGGVEKVAKIGIPLLILFGAILAIRGVTIKAGVHGAVNDGTLGLNFLWTPDFSTIWTPKVWLAAAGQIFFTLSVGMGSIHCYASYVRPKDDIALNAMSAGWMNEFVEVVLGSSIIIPISIGYLGVDRVVELTKSGGLGLGFKTLPYLFQQWGPTLAVLAGVMWFGLLFFAGITSSLAMGTPVMGFLRDEFNWGREKAAWTFGVVIFLLGLPAVLFFNEGVFDEFDYWAGTVSLVVFALFEIILFAWVFGMDKGWAEINHGADMKVPPIYRFIIKFVTPVILLFVFVFSLPDIWAKIIGEASIYVQLSRLLLLGVYGAICWLVYIAYKKRIKEGRFTSK; this comes from the coding sequence ATGATAAAAACAGAAAGTTGGGGTACGCGGGTAGGTTTAATTCTGGCAATGGCGGGCAATGCCGTCGGCTTAGGGAATTTTCTTCGCTTCCCGGTTCAAGCCATACAAAATGGAGGAGGTGCTTTTATCGTACCTTATCTCGTATGTTTTCTTTTGATGGGTATTCCGCTGCTTTGGGTGGAGTGGTCTATGGGAAGATTCGGGGGAAAGAATGGACACCATTCCACCCCCTTCATTTTGGATTCGATGGATAAAAAAGCCTTTTGGAAATACATCGGGGTCTTCGGTATTTTCACCAATCTGGCTGTCGCCTCCTATTACTGCTATATCGAATCATGGACTTTGAGTTATGTTTATCATTCCATCATCGGCTCCTTCTCTTCCGAATCGCCGGAGCATGTAGCGGCATTTTTCAACAACTATGTAGCTCTTCAAACGATAGAGCCTATTTTCTTCTGGTTGTTTTGCCTTTTGCTAAACACCTACATCTTATCCAAAGGATTGAGTGGTGGAGTGGAGAAGGTAGCTAAAATTGGTATTCCTCTGTTGATATTATTCGGAGCTATTCTTGCTATCAGAGGAGTTACTATCAAAGCAGGAGTTCATGGTGCTGTTAATGACGGAACACTGGGGCTCAACTTCTTGTGGACACCAGATTTCAGTACGATATGGACACCCAAAGTTTGGTTGGCTGCCGCCGGACAGATTTTCTTTACACTCTCTGTTGGGATGGGTTCCATTCACTGTTATGCTTCTTACGTTCGACCGAAAGATGACATTGCACTGAATGCCATGAGTGCTGGCTGGATGAATGAGTTTGTAGAAGTGGTATTGGGCAGTTCCATTATTATCCCCATATCCATCGGGTATTTGGGAGTGGACAGAGTAGTGGAACTAACCAAGTCGGGAGGCTTAGGACTAGGATTCAAGACGCTGCCTTATCTATTCCAACAATGGGGGCCGACCTTGGCTGTATTGGCAGGCGTTATGTGGTTTGGGCTATTGTTCTTTGCCGGAATCACCTCCTCTTTAGCTATGGGAACACCAGTAATGGGTTTTTTAAGAGACGAGTTCAACTGGGGTCGCGAAAAAGCTGCATGGACGTTTGGTGTAGTAATTTTTCTTTTGGGCTTGCCTGCTGTGCTTTTCTTTAATGAAGGCGTCTTTGATGAATTTGACTATTGGGCAGGAACAGTATCGCTCGTGGTTTTCGCCTTGTTTGAAATTATTCTTTTCGCCTGGGTTTTTGGTATGGATAAAGGCTGGGCAGAAATCAATCATGGTGCAGATATGAAAGTGCCGCCGATTTATCGGTTTATCATAAAGTTTGTTACTCCGGTTATCCTGCTTTTTGTATTTGTTTTCTCCTTGCCTGATATTTGGGCAAAGATTATTGGAGAAGCCTCTATCTACGTTCAGCTATCTCGCTTACTATTGCTGGGTGTCTATGGCGCAATTTGTTGGCTGGTTTATATCGCTTACAAGAAGCGAATCAAAGAAGGTAGATTTACTTCAAAATAA
- a CDS encoding amino acid permease, producing MKAHKPLNLLDATLIVSGSMIGSGIFIVTADMSRTVGGPGWMLLLWVITGVMTIFAALSYGELAGLFPQAGGQYVYLKEAYNPLIGFLYGWSLFAVVQSGTIAAVAVAFAKYTGVLYEPLSEHNILLQYGNLKISAAQVLGIFSILVLTVVNARGINYGKIILRIFTSTKLLALFALIVLGVFICANADVRNLNMEHFWDFGSYSEGADGKISFESLTSFGLVAAMGVALVGSLFSSDAWNNVTFIAGEIDNPKRSIPLSLFFGTVIVTVLYILANIAYLSLLPFFGDPQAADAMGKGIMFAEKDRVATSAAMQIFGSPATIIMALLIMVSTFGCNNGIVLASVRVYQAMAKDGLFFKKMKDNNKFGVPGYALWIQFIWSSALCLSGKYGDLLDYVMFAVMLFYIFTVIGIFILRKKMPNAERPYKAFGYPVVPIIYILFAIAFCVNLLFMKPENTWPGLIIVLLGIPIYYCWKRTAPVVSQDQ from the coding sequence ATGAAAGCCCATAAACCTCTCAATTTACTGGACGCTACTCTTATTGTTTCAGGCTCCATGATTGGTTCCGGAATTTTTATCGTGACGGCAGACATGAGCCGAACTGTAGGTGGCCCCGGATGGATGTTGCTTCTGTGGGTGATTACAGGAGTGATGACCATATTCGCTGCTTTGAGTTATGGCGAACTGGCAGGATTATTTCCGCAAGCAGGAGGTCAGTATGTTTATTTGAAAGAAGCCTACAATCCTTTGATTGGCTTTTTGTATGGATGGAGTTTGTTTGCCGTAGTGCAATCAGGGACCATCGCTGCGGTGGCAGTGGCCTTTGCAAAATATACCGGTGTATTATATGAACCTCTGAGCGAACACAATATTCTTTTGCAATACGGCAATCTTAAAATTTCAGCCGCTCAAGTGCTAGGGATTTTTTCTATTCTGGTGCTCACCGTTGTTAATGCCCGTGGCATAAACTATGGGAAAATTATTCTTCGGATTTTCACTTCCACTAAACTGTTAGCGCTCTTTGCTTTGATTGTTTTGGGAGTTTTCATCTGTGCCAATGCAGATGTTCGCAATCTGAACATGGAACACTTTTGGGATTTTGGTAGTTATTCGGAAGGGGCGGATGGTAAAATAAGTTTTGAATCGCTCACCAGTTTCGGATTGGTTGCGGCAATGGGCGTTGCTCTGGTTGGCTCTTTATTCTCTAGTGATGCATGGAACAATGTCACTTTTATTGCCGGTGAAATAGACAATCCAAAACGCAGTATTCCTTTGAGTCTATTCTTCGGCACGGTCATTGTAACTGTTCTTTATATCCTGGCAAACATCGCCTATCTCAGTCTGCTTCCTTTCTTCGGCGATCCACAGGCTGCGGACGCAATGGGTAAGGGAATTATGTTTGCGGAGAAAGACCGGGTAGCGACTTCAGCGGCTATGCAAATATTTGGTTCCCCGGCTACTATCATCATGGCTTTGCTGATTATGGTTTCCACTTTTGGATGTAATAATGGGATTGTCCTTGCCAGCGTTCGCGTATATCAAGCAATGGCGAAGGATGGTTTGTTTTTCAAAAAAATGAAAGACAATAATAAATTCGGAGTACCGGGTTATGCTTTATGGATTCAGTTCATCTGGAGTTCGGCACTGTGCCTTTCGGGTAAGTACGGCGATTTATTAGACTACGTAATGTTCGCCGTGATGCTTTTCTATATCTTCACGGTTATCGGCATTTTTATTTTACGCAAAAAAATGCCGAATGCTGAAAGACCTTATAAGGCTTTCGGTTATCCCGTGGTTCCCATTATTTATATCCTCTTCGCCATTGCTTTTTGTGTTAATCTACTTTTCATGAAGCCCGAAAATACTTGGCCCGGATTGATTATCGTGTTGTTGGGCATCCCCATTTATTACTGCTGGAAACGCACTGCTCCAGTGGTTTCTCAAGATCAGTAA
- a CDS encoding acyl-CoA dehydrogenase family protein has translation MNFDYNDNQKMIVQTVRDFAEREIRPNLMKWDEEQIFPRDLFYKMGELGFLGVFVPEKYSGSGFGYFEYVTVVSEIAKVCGSIGLSVAAHNSLCTGHIYYHGTEEQKKKYLPKLATGEWIGAWALTEPNTGSDAMRMKCTAKKVDGGWILNGTKSWITHGKSGDVVLAVIRTGELLDSKGMTSFIIERGTKGLKAGKKENKLGMRASETAEVIFEDCFVPDENVCGGEAKVGSGFQQAMQVLDGGRISIASIGLGIAKGAFEASVKYAKERQQFGQPIANFQAISFKLADMATKIEAGELLTMQAAYLKNEGKKMTKESAFAKYYTSEIAVQISTDAIQVFGGYGYTKDFPVEKFFRDSKLCTIGEGTSEIQKLVISREIMKGNI, from the coding sequence ATGAACTTCGATTATAATGACAATCAAAAAATGATTGTTCAAACCGTTCGGGATTTTGCCGAGCGTGAAATTCGCCCCAACCTGATGAAATGGGATGAAGAACAAATATTTCCCAGAGACCTTTTTTATAAAATGGGTGAGTTAGGTTTTCTCGGTGTCTTTGTACCTGAGAAATACTCTGGCTCTGGTTTTGGCTACTTTGAATATGTTACAGTCGTCTCTGAAATTGCCAAAGTTTGCGGTTCTATTGGTTTGTCGGTCGCTGCGCATAACTCGCTTTGCACGGGACATATTTATTATCACGGCACTGAAGAGCAGAAAAAGAAATACCTCCCAAAACTCGCCACCGGCGAATGGATTGGAGCTTGGGCATTGACGGAACCTAATACAGGAAGCGATGCCATGCGTATGAAATGCACTGCCAAGAAAGTGGATGGCGGATGGATTCTTAACGGAACCAAAAGCTGGATTACCCACGGAAAATCAGGCGATGTAGTGTTAGCGGTAATAAGAACCGGTGAATTGCTCGATTCAAAAGGTATGACCAGCTTTATTATTGAAAGAGGCACCAAAGGGTTAAAAGCCGGAAAGAAAGAAAACAAACTGGGCATGAGGGCTTCCGAAACCGCCGAAGTTATTTTTGAAGATTGCTTTGTACCCGATGAGAATGTTTGTGGCGGCGAGGCGAAAGTAGGAAGCGGTTTCCAGCAAGCCATGCAAGTGTTGGATGGAGGACGTATTTCTATCGCGTCTATTGGACTGGGTATTGCCAAAGGCGCTTTTGAGGCATCTGTAAAGTATGCAAAGGAGCGTCAACAGTTCGGGCAGCCTATTGCCAATTTTCAGGCCATCTCTTTCAAATTGGCAGATATGGCTACAAAAATAGAAGCTGGTGAACTGCTAACTATGCAAGCCGCTTACCTGAAAAACGAGGGTAAGAAAATGACCAAAGAATCTGCATTCGCTAAATATTATACCTCTGAGATAGCTGTTCAGATTTCTACCGATGCCATCCAGGTGTTTGGAGGCTATGGATATACCAAAGATTTTCCGGTGGAAAAATTCTTCCGTGACTCCAAACTGTGCACGATTGGCGAAGGAACTTCCGAGATCCAGAAGCTAGTCATTAGTCGGGAGATAATGAAGGGGAACATATAG
- a CDS encoding DUF4476 domain-containing protein, whose translation MNPKILFLLGFMLSIFYAIAQPQATGALTIFSEDGDKFFLILNGERQNNTAQTNLRVEDLPQPYYNAKVIFEDKTLGEISKNMLMIADVDNVMSDVAYKIKKDKNNGKLSLKYFSSAPIQTGFIAPTNVYVMHYGNPGLASGTSVTQTTTTTTTGVGNTAAVNVNVGGVGVGMTITDPMLNGTVETSTTHTTTTTTGGAVIVDDRTTSPARSRGCRAATAMSATDFASALATIKKQGFDETKLSTAKQIAGGNCLSAAQVSEICKGFGFEETKLSFAKYAYERCTEPNNYFKVNNVFGFSSSVDDLNEYIQGKQ comes from the coding sequence ATGAATCCCAAAATCCTTTTCCTTTTAGGTTTTATGCTCTCTATTTTCTACGCTATAGCCCAGCCACAGGCTACCGGCGCCCTCACTATCTTTTCTGAAGATGGCGATAAGTTCTTCCTCATTCTAAACGGGGAGCGACAGAATAATACGGCACAAACCAATCTTCGGGTGGAAGACCTGCCGCAGCCATATTATAATGCTAAGGTGATTTTTGAGGATAAGACTTTGGGCGAGATCAGCAAGAACATGCTGATGATTGCCGATGTAGATAATGTCATGAGCGATGTGGCTTACAAAATCAAGAAGGATAAAAATAACGGAAAGCTATCATTGAAATACTTTTCATCGGCACCTATCCAGACGGGCTTTATTGCACCAACAAACGTATATGTTATGCACTATGGCAATCCGGGTTTGGCTAGCGGCACCTCGGTGACGCAAACCACTACGACCACCACCACTGGCGTTGGCAATACTGCCGCGGTCAACGTAAACGTTGGCGGTGTAGGGGTAGGCATGACGATTACCGACCCTATGTTAAACGGCACGGTTGAAACTTCGACTACGCACACCACCACTACAACAACAGGTGGCGCGGTGATAGTTGACGACCGCACAACATCTCCCGCTCGTTCTCGCGGATGTCGCGCCGCAACCGCAATGTCGGCCACTGATTTTGCCAGTGCATTAGCCACCATCAAGAAGCAAGGATTTGATGAAACGAAGCTTTCTACTGCAAAACAAATTGCTGGAGGAAACTGCCTGAGTGCGGCGCAAGTCAGCGAAATCTGCAAAGGATTTGGATTTGAGGAGACCAAACTTTCCTTTGCCAAATATGCTTATGAGCGATGTACAGAACCGAATAATTATTTCAAGGTTAATAATGTATTCGGGTTCAGTTCCAGCGTGGATGATTTGAATGAATATATACAGGGAAAACAATAG
- a CDS encoding 30S ribosomal protein S21, translating to MLIIDTRESESLDRALKKYKKKFEKSGTLRQLRERQVFTKPSVRKRNAVLRAAYIQTLKREEEG from the coding sequence ATGCTGATAATAGATACTAGAGAGTCCGAATCACTCGACCGCGCACTGAAGAAGTACAAGAAGAAGTTTGAAAAATCAGGCACGTTGCGTCAGTTGCGTGAGCGTCAGGTTTTCACTAAGCCAAGTGTACGTAAAAGAAACGCTGTTTTGCGTGCTGCTTACATTCAAACTTTGAAGAGAGAAGAAGAAGGATAG
- a CDS encoding adenine phosphoribosyltransferase — translation MELEAKLRSVIREVPDFPKPGIMFKDITPVFLDAALCDELTERIIGKFLHNHGKVDAICAIESRGFFMGILIANKLQIPLFPVRKQGKLPAKTKSFTYELEYGTATLEIHTGVIQPGWNVMIHDDVLATGGTAVAAAELVKAEGGTIAGFSFITILDALGGKKKIAPYSTNVVAITEYS, via the coding sequence ATGGAATTAGAAGCTAAATTGAGAAGCGTTATTCGGGAGGTTCCTGATTTTCCCAAACCGGGCATCATGTTCAAAGATATTACTCCGGTATTTTTGGATGCCGCGCTTTGCGATGAGCTGACAGAGCGTATCATAGGTAAATTTCTCCACAATCACGGGAAAGTAGATGCGATTTGCGCCATTGAAAGCCGTGGTTTTTTTATGGGTATCCTTATTGCTAACAAATTACAGATACCTCTTTTTCCGGTTCGCAAACAGGGCAAACTTCCTGCCAAGACCAAATCGTTTACTTACGAATTGGAATATGGCACCGCCACCCTCGAAATTCATACTGGAGTGATTCAACCGGGCTGGAACGTGATGATACACGACGATGTTTTGGCTACAGGAGGCACTGCGGTTGCCGCAGCAGAACTGGTGAAAGCCGAAGGCGGGACGATTGCCGGATTCTCATTCATCACCATTCTCGATGCTTTGGGCGGGAAAAAGAAGATAGCTCCCTACTCGACTAATGTTGTCGCTATCACCGAGTATTCCTGA